The DNA region TATTCCCAGTACAAATTGAGAAATTTCCTAATTTAATTTTGTACGTCTATTTTAATTTGATAAAAGTGGACCTTTACTTCCGATTACAATGTGAGAAAAACTTCCTAGTTTATTTTGAAAATTGACAGCATAGTTCCTTCCTCTTCATTGATACGTAGTATTGAACTGTACGCAGTTTTACTTCCAGTTGACCCGGATGTTCTTCCCGCAGCCGGTCATACACACGCTTTGCTGTATGCCGTTGCTTGCGTGGAGCCTTCAGATCATCCTCAAGCCACTTGTCAATGACAGGCTTGAGGGGATCAAGCAGAGATGGTAATTCTTTAGGCGGTTTTGGAGGATCGTTAAAATCCTCCATATCCAGGTATTTCTTAACGGTTTCGTAATGATAACCGGAGCGTCGCATGATTTCGCAGATAGAGCATCCTTCCACATCATGCATTCTTCTGATATACTTAATATCGTCCATTGATAACATCCTCTCTGTTCCTCCTTCAGTTCGTCAGACAAACTAAAGGATAACTTAATTTGAGGGGTGTTACAATGGACTTTTTGCATCACAGGCCGTTACACTTTTGTACTGCGTTTTGTTACACTTTTATATTACATTAAACACTTATAAATGTGTAAAGTGTGCTTACATTACAGGATATAATCAAATAAGGTAGATAACGACTGCTAATGGTACCAAAATAAATGGTTCTGCTACATACAAAGGTGCGGCTATAGGATTGACAACCCAATAAGCAAATACAACTGCGATTAAGCACGGGTCACTTGATGGTAAAAACTATCTGGTATATGACAATGATAAAAACCAAGCTATCTGGTATGTTACAACGTAAGCGCTTGATAAAATAGTGCCTTGAATCAATATGACAGTTTATGTGAGAATCTCAATAACATACTTTTTGCACTTTTCACACATTAGTGGAAAAAGTGAGAATTAGGGGGTTCTTATGAGCGAAGCGAAAAAACT from Oxobacter pfennigii includes:
- a CDS encoding transposase produces the protein MDDIKYIRRMHDVEGCSICEIMRRSGYHYETVKKYLDMEDFNDPPKPPKELPSLLDPLKPVIDKWLEDDLKAPRKQRHTAKRVYDRLREEHPGQLEVKLRTVQYYVSMKRKELCCQFSK